The Terracoccus luteus genome includes a region encoding these proteins:
- the groES gene encoding co-chaperone GroES, translating into MSVSIKPLEDRIVVKSLEAEQTTASGLVIPDTAKEKPQEGEVLAVGPGRFNDTGTERVPLDVKVGDKVIYSKYGGTEIKYAGEEYLILSARDVLAVVG; encoded by the coding sequence GTGTCGGTTTCCATCAAGCCGCTCGAAGACCGCATCGTCGTCAAGTCCCTCGAGGCCGAGCAGACCACCGCGTCCGGCCTCGTCATCCCCGACACCGCCAAGGAGAAGCCCCAGGAGGGCGAGGTCCTGGCCGTCGGCCCCGGTCGCTTCAACGACACCGGCACCGAGCGCGTGCCGCTCGACGTCAAGGTCGGCGACAAGGTCATCTACAGCAAGTACGGCGGCACCGAGATCAAGTACGCCGGCGAGGAGTACCTCATCCTCTCGGCCCGCGACGTGCTCGCGGTCGTCGGCTGA
- a CDS encoding PfkB family carbohydrate kinase, producing MTARGRIVVVGALEVVVVTHVERHPGPGEHVVGLHGGRVAAGAAMTQALAARAAGADVLVVGAVGDDDAGRQCVRRLEKAGVTTSVHRDTGSPTGTVHVTLDEHAASTTVAVPGANLAVPHESLTPRALQLGADDVVLVSPGVGRTTVMDTARAAQRAGARLVVHLAPFLPLPPDVVAAADPVVVDETGMRLLADSSLLPESLLVTFGPHGCRWGTEGVDREPVDEPEGDRPDADRPPVGETFAGTLAAALADGLDRQGALEAATAAATRQRRSETGILGVGGPTMLPLWM from the coding sequence GTGACCGCCCGCGGGCGCATCGTCGTGGTCGGGGCGCTCGAGGTCGTCGTCGTCACCCACGTCGAGCGGCACCCCGGCCCCGGCGAGCACGTCGTCGGCCTGCACGGCGGCCGGGTCGCCGCAGGGGCGGCCATGACCCAGGCGCTGGCGGCCCGCGCGGCCGGGGCGGACGTGCTCGTCGTCGGCGCGGTGGGCGACGACGACGCCGGTCGGCAGTGCGTGCGACGGCTCGAGAAGGCGGGGGTGACCACGTCCGTGCACCGCGACACCGGGAGCCCCACCGGAACCGTGCACGTCACCCTCGACGAGCACGCGGCGTCGACGACGGTGGCCGTGCCGGGGGCCAACCTCGCCGTGCCCCACGAGTCGCTGACTCCGCGCGCGCTGCAGCTCGGTGCCGATGACGTCGTGCTCGTGTCCCCCGGGGTGGGCCGGACGACGGTGATGGACACCGCTCGGGCGGCGCAGCGGGCCGGTGCCCGCCTCGTCGTCCACCTGGCCCCCTTCCTCCCGCTGCCGCCGGACGTCGTCGCCGCGGCCGACCCCGTCGTCGTCGACGAGACCGGGATGCGCCTGCTCGCCGACTCGTCCCTGCTGCCCGAGTCGCTGCTCGTCACCTTCGGGCCGCACGGCTGTCGCTGGGGCACCGAGGGCGTCGACCGCGAGCCGGTCGACGAGCCCGAGGGCGACCGGCCCGACGCCGACCGGCCCCCGGTCGGCGAGACCTTCGCCGGAACCCTCGCGGCGGCCCTCGCCGACGGCCTCGACCGGCAGGGGGCGCTCGAGGCGGCGACCGCGGCCGCCACCCGGCAGCGTCGGTCCGAGACCGGCATCCTCGGTGTCGGCGGGCCGACGATGCTGCCGCTGTGGATGTAA
- the groL gene encoding chaperonin GroEL (60 kDa chaperone family; promotes refolding of misfolded polypeptides especially under stressful conditions; forms two stacked rings of heptamers to form a barrel-shaped 14mer; ends can be capped by GroES; misfolded proteins enter the barrel where they are refolded when GroES binds): MAKKLEFNDSARKSLERGVDALANAVKVTLGPKGRNVVIDKKWGAPTITNDGVTIAREIELEDAYENLGAQLAKEVATKTNDVAGDGTTTATVLAQAMVKEGLRNVAAGAAPAALKRGMDKAVTAVNDELLKNAREVEGKDEISSVATLSAQDSTLGTLIGEAFDKVGKDGVITVEESSTTNTELEFTEGMQFDKGYLSAYFVTDTERMETVLEDAYVLINQGKISSVAEVLPVLEKVVQSGKPLLIIAEDVDGEALSTLVVNKIRGTFNVAAVKAPGFGDRRKAMLQDIAVLTGGQVIAPEVGLSLDQADLTVLGQARRVVLTKDATTIIDGAGEESEVVGRVNQIKSEIERTDSDWDREKLQERLAKLAGGVCVIKVGAHTEVELKEKKHRIEDAISATRAAIEEGIVAGGGTALIHAATAIDALDLTGDEATGASIVRKAVAEPLRWIAENAGLQGYVVTSKVAELPLGQGLNAATGEYGDLIAAGVIDPVKVTRSALRNAESIASMILTTDTLVVDKPEDEQPEAGGHGHGHGH; this comes from the coding sequence ATGGCCAAGAAGCTGGAGTTCAACGACTCCGCCCGCAAGTCTCTCGAGCGTGGCGTCGACGCGCTCGCCAACGCCGTCAAGGTGACGCTCGGCCCGAAGGGCCGCAACGTCGTCATCGACAAGAAGTGGGGCGCCCCGACGATCACGAACGACGGCGTCACCATCGCCCGCGAGATCGAGCTCGAGGACGCCTACGAGAACCTCGGCGCGCAGCTCGCCAAGGAGGTCGCGACCAAGACCAACGACGTCGCCGGTGACGGCACGACGACCGCGACCGTGCTCGCCCAGGCCATGGTCAAGGAGGGCCTGCGCAACGTCGCCGCCGGTGCCGCCCCCGCCGCCCTCAAGCGCGGCATGGACAAGGCCGTCACCGCCGTCAACGACGAGCTGCTGAAGAACGCCCGTGAGGTCGAGGGCAAGGACGAGATCAGCTCGGTCGCCACCCTCTCCGCGCAGGACTCCACGCTCGGCACGCTCATCGGCGAGGCCTTCGACAAGGTCGGCAAGGACGGTGTCATCACCGTCGAGGAGAGCTCGACGACGAACACCGAGCTCGAGTTCACCGAGGGCATGCAGTTCGACAAGGGCTACCTGTCGGCCTACTTCGTCACCGACACCGAGCGCATGGAGACCGTCCTCGAGGACGCCTACGTGCTCATCAACCAGGGCAAGATCAGCTCGGTCGCCGAGGTCCTCCCGGTGCTCGAGAAGGTCGTCCAGTCGGGCAAGCCGCTGCTCATCATCGCCGAGGACGTCGACGGCGAGGCCCTCTCGACGCTCGTCGTGAACAAGATCCGCGGCACGTTCAACGTCGCCGCCGTCAAGGCGCCCGGCTTCGGCGACCGCCGCAAGGCCATGCTCCAGGACATCGCCGTGCTCACCGGTGGCCAGGTCATCGCCCCCGAGGTCGGGCTCTCGCTCGACCAGGCCGACCTCACCGTGCTCGGCCAGGCCCGTCGCGTCGTCCTCACCAAGGACGCCACGACGATCATCGACGGCGCCGGCGAGGAGTCCGAGGTCGTCGGCCGCGTCAACCAGATCAAGTCGGAGATCGAGCGTACCGACAGCGACTGGGACCGCGAGAAGCTGCAGGAGCGCCTGGCCAAGCTGGCCGGCGGCGTCTGCGTCATCAAGGTCGGCGCGCACACCGAGGTCGAGCTCAAGGAGAAGAAGCACCGCATCGAGGACGCCATCTCGGCGACCCGCGCGGCCATCGAGGAGGGCATCGTCGCCGGTGGCGGCACCGCCCTCATCCACGCCGCCACGGCCATCGACGCGCTCGACCTGACGGGCGACGAGGCCACCGGTGCCTCGATCGTGCGCAAGGCCGTCGCCGAGCCGCTGCGGTGGATCGCCGAGAACGCGGGCCTGCAGGGCTACGTCGTCACCTCGAAGGTCGCCGAGCTTCCCCTCGGCCAGGGCCTCAACGCCGCCACGGGCGAGTACGGCGACCTCATCGCCGCCGGTGTCATCGACCCGGTCAAGGTCACCCGCTCCGCGCTGCGCAACGCCGAGTCGATCGCGTCGATGATCCTCACGACCGACACGCTCGTCGTCGACAAGCCCGAGGACGAGCAGCCCGAGGCCGGCGGCCACGGGCACGGGCACGGTCACTGA
- the guaB gene encoding IMP dehydrogenase, whose protein sequence is MSSAPSDQPNPFSELGLTYDDVLLLPGYSDLAPNDIDTTSRLTRELSIRTPMVSAAMDTVTEARMAIAMARQGGLGVLHRNLSIADQAYQVDLVKRTQTGRISDPITIGPDRTLEELDAICGEYRVSGLPVVDGEKLLIGMVTNRDLRFTPVAEWATTRVRDVMTPMPLITGHEGISRDDATVLLRQHKRERLPLVDDQGHLVGLITVKDFVKSEQFPDASKDADGRLLVGAAIGYFGDSWERATTLVEAGVDVLVADTAHGHVRLLIEMVERLKKDPATRHVQVIGGNVATREGAQAFVDAGADAVKVGVGPGSICTTRIVTGVGAPQVTAVHAAALACRPAGVPVIADGGLQHSGDIAKAIVAGAETVMVGSLLAGCEESPGELIFVAGKQFKRYRGMGSLGAMSSRGKKSYSKDRYFQAEIESDDEIVPEGIEGRVAFRGPLSAVAHQMIGGLRQSMFYVGARTVPELQEKGRFVRITSASLKESHPHDIQGVAPAPNYGNA, encoded by the coding sequence ATGAGCTCTGCCCCCTCGGACCAGCCCAACCCGTTCTCCGAGCTGGGGCTGACCTACGACGACGTGCTGCTGCTGCCCGGGTACAGCGACCTCGCCCCCAACGACATCGACACGACGAGCCGGCTCACGCGCGAGCTGTCGATCCGCACGCCGATGGTGTCGGCGGCGATGGACACCGTCACCGAGGCGCGGATGGCCATCGCGATGGCCCGCCAGGGGGGCCTCGGGGTGCTGCACCGCAACCTCTCGATCGCCGACCAGGCCTACCAGGTCGACCTCGTCAAGCGGACCCAGACCGGCCGCATCAGCGACCCCATCACCATCGGCCCCGACCGCACCCTCGAGGAGCTCGACGCCATCTGCGGTGAGTACCGAGTGTCGGGCCTGCCGGTCGTCGACGGCGAGAAGCTGCTCATCGGCATGGTGACCAACCGCGACCTGCGCTTCACGCCCGTCGCCGAGTGGGCCACGACGCGGGTGCGCGACGTCATGACGCCGATGCCGCTCATCACCGGTCATGAGGGCATCAGCCGCGACGACGCCACCGTGCTGCTGCGCCAGCACAAGCGCGAGCGGCTGCCCCTCGTCGACGACCAGGGCCACCTCGTCGGGCTCATCACCGTCAAGGACTTCGTCAAGAGCGAGCAGTTCCCCGACGCGAGCAAGGATGCCGACGGACGCCTCCTCGTCGGGGCGGCCATCGGCTACTTCGGCGACTCGTGGGAGCGCGCCACGACCCTCGTCGAGGCCGGCGTCGACGTGCTCGTCGCCGACACCGCCCACGGCCACGTGCGACTGCTCATCGAGATGGTCGAGCGGCTGAAGAAGGACCCCGCCACCCGCCATGTGCAGGTCATCGGCGGCAACGTCGCGACCCGCGAGGGCGCCCAGGCGTTCGTCGACGCGGGGGCCGACGCCGTCAAGGTCGGCGTCGGGCCGGGCTCGATCTGCACGACCCGCATCGTCACCGGCGTCGGGGCACCGCAGGTCACGGCCGTGCACGCCGCGGCGCTCGCCTGCCGGCCGGCCGGGGTGCCCGTCATCGCCGACGGCGGCCTGCAGCACTCGGGCGACATCGCCAAGGCCATCGTGGCCGGGGCCGAGACGGTCATGGTCGGGTCGTTGCTCGCCGGCTGCGAGGAGAGCCCCGGCGAGCTGATCTTCGTCGCCGGCAAGCAGTTCAAGCGCTACCGCGGCATGGGCTCGCTCGGCGCGATGAGCTCGCGCGGCAAGAAGAGCTACTCCAAGGACCGGTACTTCCAGGCCGAGATCGAGTCCGACGACGAGATCGTGCCCGAGGGGATCGAGGGTCGGGTGGCCTTCCGCGGACCGCTCTCGGCGGTCGCCCACCAGATGATCGGCGGGCTGCGCCAGTCGATGTTCTACGTCGGGGCGCGCACCGTGCCCGAGCTGCAGGAGAAGGGCCGCTTCGTGCGCATCACGTCGGCCTCGCTCAAGGAGAGCCACCCGCACGACATCCAGGGCGTGGCGCCGGCCCCGAACTACGGCAACGCCTGA
- a CDS encoding GuaB3 family IMP dehydrogenase-related protein has translation MTEIEIGRGKRGRRAYSFDDIAVVPSRRTRDPEEVSVSWQIDAYHFDIPVMAAPMDSVVSPDTAIALGKLGALPVLDLEGLWTRYDDPTPLLAEIAGLDAEVATSRMQQIYAEPIRGELITERLRELREAGVTVAGALSPQRTQQHWKSVVDAGVDLFVIRGTTVSAEHVSGRTEPLNLKRFIYELDVPVIVGGAASYTAALHLMRTGAAGVLVGFGGGAAHTTRKTLGIHAPMASAVADVAAARRDYLDESGGRYVHVIADGGVGTSGDIVKAIACGADAVMLGAALARASDAPGAGFHWGPEAHHPELPRGVRMELGSQASLEETLFGPGRRADGTTNVIGALRRAMATTGYSDVKEFQRVEVVVSPYN, from the coding sequence GTGACCGAGATCGAGATTGGCCGAGGCAAGCGCGGGCGTCGCGCCTACTCCTTCGACGACATCGCGGTGGTGCCCTCGCGGCGCACGCGCGACCCCGAGGAGGTCTCGGTCTCGTGGCAGATCGACGCGTACCACTTCGACATCCCGGTCATGGCGGCGCCGATGGACTCGGTGGTCTCGCCCGACACCGCCATCGCGCTCGGCAAGCTCGGCGCGCTGCCGGTGCTCGACCTCGAGGGCCTGTGGACGCGCTACGACGACCCCACCCCGCTGCTCGCCGAGATCGCCGGGCTCGACGCCGAGGTCGCGACCTCACGCATGCAGCAGATCTACGCCGAGCCGATCCGCGGCGAGCTCATCACCGAGCGGCTGCGCGAGCTGCGTGAGGCGGGGGTGACCGTCGCGGGCGCGCTGTCGCCGCAGCGCACCCAGCAGCACTGGAAGAGCGTCGTGGATGCCGGTGTCGACCTCTTCGTCATCCGTGGCACGACCGTCTCGGCCGAGCACGTCAGCGGGCGCACCGAGCCGCTCAACCTCAAGCGGTTCATCTACGAGCTCGACGTGCCGGTCATCGTCGGCGGCGCCGCGTCGTACACGGCGGCGCTGCACCTCATGCGCACCGGTGCGGCCGGTGTGCTCGTCGGCTTCGGCGGGGGAGCGGCGCACACGACCCGCAAGACCCTCGGCATCCACGCCCCGATGGCGTCCGCGGTCGCCGACGTCGCCGCGGCGCGGCGCGACTACCTCGACGAGTCGGGCGGACGCTATGTCCACGTCATCGCCGACGGTGGCGTCGGCACGTCCGGCGACATCGTCAAGGCCATCGCCTGCGGTGCGGATGCCGTGATGCTCGGTGCCGCACTCGCGCGCGCGAGCGACGCGCCGGGGGCGGGGTTCCACTGGGGTCCGGAGGCGCATCACCCCGAGCTGCCGCGCGGCGTGCGCATGGAGCTGGGCAGCCAGGCCTCGCTCGAGGAGACCCTGTTCGGCCCGGGTCGGCGGGCTGACGGCACGACGAACGTCATCGGGGCGCTGCGGCGGGCCATGGCGACGACGGGGTACTCCGACGTCAAGGAGTTCCAGCGCGTCGAGGTCGTCGTCTCCCCGTACAACTAA
- a CDS encoding class I SAM-dependent methyltransferase has product MVEHNQPRRSHGELTKGQEYADRLVDLQQVWWKRVLPVQAAYRWNIRRLGLGRVLDVGCGLGRTLRQLDGNGVGVDHNPMFVEHCRSTGLTAYTTDEWPQAPEAVPGSFDGMILSHVVEHIEPDVADAMLRTYLPFVRPGGRVHFITPQERGYASDPTHIHFTDFAALERLARRHGLVVERSFSFPFPRSAGRAFVYNEFNVLARKP; this is encoded by the coding sequence ATGGTCGAGCACAACCAGCCGAGACGGTCGCACGGTGAGCTGACGAAGGGGCAGGAGTACGCCGACCGCCTCGTCGACCTGCAGCAGGTGTGGTGGAAGCGGGTCCTCCCCGTCCAGGCGGCGTACCGGTGGAACATCCGTCGGCTCGGGCTCGGTCGGGTGCTCGACGTGGGGTGCGGTCTCGGGCGCACCCTGCGCCAGCTCGACGGCAACGGCGTCGGGGTCGACCACAACCCGATGTTCGTCGAGCACTGCCGCAGCACGGGCCTGACGGCCTACACGACCGACGAGTGGCCGCAGGCGCCCGAGGCGGTGCCCGGCTCGTTCGACGGCATGATCCTGTCGCACGTCGTCGAGCACATCGAGCCCGACGTCGCCGACGCGATGCTGCGCACCTACCTGCCGTTCGTGCGCCCCGGCGGCCGCGTCCACTTCATCACCCCGCAGGAGCGCGGGTATGCCAGCGACCCGACGCACATCCACTTCACCGACTTCGCCGCCCTCGAGCGACTCGCCCGTCGGCACGGTCTCGTCGTCGAGCGCAGCTTCTCGTTCCCGTTCCCGCGGTCGGCCGGCAGGGCCTTCGTCTACAACGAGTTCAACGTCCTGGCCCGCAAACCCTGA
- a CDS encoding metallophosphoesterase, whose translation MTLAAGAALALSPAGTTAAAAEAQCSDFTRKVYTTLDPTRGAQLMTTVLGESLAGDARGLTVPATGTLSAAPEPGTGLVPVTRLLRESDGQYLYRTTADGVAAAVAAGYVSQGTAFHAATTGGSCLRPVTELVKGEAHRYVSTPAERSSLVASGWRNAGVVFHLGRGTLAKVFTVAVIPDTQQETKTPGDPRFLDRSRWLVANRDRLGLAFVTHTGDVTDWDTPDHYMYATASAALAPLDGVVPYSLSIGNHDTAAVGPGGSAADPTMTKVLVRDTRTFNAYLGRGTAALGGRFEAGKVDNTYSTFSAGGLRWLVLNLELWPRAAAVAWAKGVVAAHPRHNVIVNTHSYLDATGALVQSPGYGATSPQYLYDQLVSTSPNVKIVVSGHTGTSFARVDRTPSGNVVNSFLLAMHDGRTNPVRLLEVNTTTDEVASYVYGPYTSTVFDAFATPPRPAGWVR comes from the coding sequence GTGACCCTCGCCGCCGGAGCCGCCTTGGCCCTGTCACCGGCCGGCACGACGGCCGCGGCCGCGGAGGCGCAGTGCTCCGACTTCACCCGCAAGGTCTACACCACCCTCGACCCGACCCGCGGCGCCCAGCTGATGACGACGGTGCTCGGGGAGTCGCTCGCGGGCGACGCCCGTGGCCTGACCGTCCCCGCCACCGGCACCCTCAGTGCCGCGCCGGAGCCCGGCACCGGCCTCGTCCCCGTGACGCGCCTGCTGCGTGAGTCGGACGGCCAGTACCTCTACCGCACGACGGCCGACGGCGTCGCCGCGGCGGTCGCGGCCGGCTACGTCAGCCAGGGCACCGCGTTCCACGCCGCCACGACGGGCGGGAGCTGCCTGCGCCCCGTCACCGAGCTCGTCAAGGGCGAGGCGCACCGCTACGTCAGCACCCCGGCCGAGCGGTCGTCGCTCGTCGCCTCCGGCTGGCGCAACGCCGGGGTCGTCTTCCATCTCGGCCGGGGCACGCTCGCCAAGGTCTTCACCGTCGCCGTCATCCCCGACACCCAGCAGGAGACGAAGACACCCGGCGACCCGCGCTTCCTCGACCGGTCCCGCTGGCTCGTCGCCAACCGCGACCGGCTGGGCCTCGCCTTCGTCACCCACACCGGCGACGTCACCGACTGGGACACCCCGGACCACTACATGTACGCCACCGCGAGCGCCGCCCTCGCGCCGCTCGACGGGGTCGTGCCCTACTCGCTCAGCATCGGCAACCACGACACCGCCGCGGTCGGCCCCGGTGGCAGCGCGGCGGACCCGACGATGACGAAGGTGCTCGTGCGCGACACCCGCACCTTCAACGCCTACCTCGGCCGGGGCACGGCCGCCCTCGGCGGGCGGTTCGAGGCGGGCAAGGTCGACAACACGTACAGCACCTTCAGCGCCGGTGGCCTGCGCTGGCTCGTGCTCAACCTCGAGCTGTGGCCGCGGGCCGCGGCGGTGGCGTGGGCCAAGGGCGTCGTCGCCGCCCACCCGCGCCACAACGTCATCGTCAACACACACAGCTACCTCGACGCCACCGGCGCCCTCGTCCAGTCGCCGGGCTACGGCGCGACCAGCCCGCAGTACCTCTACGACCAGCTCGTCTCGACCAGCCCCAACGTCAAGATCGTGGTCAGCGGGCACACCGGCACGTCGTTCGCCCGCGTCGACCGTACGCCGTCGGGCAACGTCGTCAACAGCTTCCTGCTCGCGATGCACGACGGCCGCACCAACCCCGTCCGCCTCCTCGAGGTCAACACGACGACGGACGAGGTCGCCTCCTACGTCTACGGTCCGTACACCTCGACGGTCTTCGACGCCTTCGCCACGCCCCCGCGGCCGGCCGGATGGGTGCGCTGA
- a CDS encoding THUMP-like domain-containing protein, with amino-acid sequence MDAAMVDRLAGGEGWGLLQSLPPYEPSQSLALQDRLRAAGFDADLVAAALSQSRLRARAAEKFGEFADGMLFTPDGLEQATRLAVAARHAQRFRAAGVELVHDLGCGLGADAMAVAGLDLAVGAVDADPVTARVAAVNLRHWASARVECALVEDVVLPVGPEAGRQGVWLDPARRTPGVADVNGRTRRVFSLDAISPSWQEVLALAGQVPATGAKLSPGLPHGAVPPGCEAQWTSWRGEVLEATVWWGPLVHSPGRTAAVCSDSVTDTITESEAAPGRDVATAASVGRLGEWLYEPDRAVIRAGLTGALVAAVDGEELDPGVGYVAGHTASDVRWARRYRVLEAMPLSTKALARWLRDRGYDRVTVKKRGVTLDADVLRRQLKMTGRGRGGSEATLVLTRVRGAQVALVVTPA; translated from the coding sequence ATGGACGCCGCGATGGTCGACCGCCTCGCCGGTGGCGAGGGATGGGGCCTGCTGCAGTCGCTGCCCCCGTACGAGCCGTCGCAGTCGCTCGCGCTGCAGGACCGCCTCAGGGCGGCCGGCTTCGACGCCGACCTCGTCGCCGCGGCTCTGAGCCAGTCGCGGCTGCGGGCCAGGGCGGCCGAGAAGTTCGGGGAGTTCGCCGACGGGATGCTCTTCACCCCCGACGGCCTCGAGCAGGCGACCCGGCTGGCCGTGGCCGCCCGGCACGCCCAGCGCTTCCGTGCCGCGGGCGTCGAGCTCGTGCACGACCTCGGCTGCGGCCTCGGCGCCGACGCCATGGCCGTGGCGGGGCTCGACCTCGCCGTGGGCGCCGTCGACGCCGACCCGGTGACCGCCCGGGTGGCCGCGGTCAACCTGCGCCACTGGGCGTCGGCCCGGGTCGAGTGCGCCCTCGTCGAGGACGTCGTGCTTCCCGTGGGCCCCGAGGCCGGCCGGCAGGGCGTGTGGCTCGACCCCGCCCGGCGCACGCCCGGCGTGGCCGACGTCAACGGCCGCACCCGACGGGTGTTCTCCCTCGACGCCATCTCGCCGTCGTGGCAGGAGGTGCTCGCGCTCGCCGGGCAGGTGCCCGCCACCGGCGCCAAGCTCTCGCCCGGCCTGCCGCACGGCGCCGTGCCGCCCGGCTGCGAGGCGCAGTGGACCTCGTGGCGCGGCGAGGTGCTCGAGGCGACCGTGTGGTGGGGCCCGCTCGTGCACTCCCCCGGTCGCACCGCGGCCGTCTGCTCCGACAGCGTCACCGACACGATCACCGAGTCGGAGGCGGCGCCCGGCCGCGACGTCGCGACGGCGGCCTCCGTGGGCCGGCTCGGCGAGTGGCTCTACGAGCCCGACCGGGCCGTCATCCGGGCGGGCCTCACCGGCGCGCTCGTCGCGGCCGTCGACGGCGAGGAGCTCGACCCCGGCGTGGGCTACGTCGCCGGCCACACGGCATCCGACGTGCGGTGGGCCAGGCGCTACCGGGTGCTCGAGGCGATGCCCCTGTCGACGAAGGCGCTGGCGCGCTGGCTGCGCGACCGCGGGTACGACCGCGTCACGGTCAAGAAGCGGGGTGTCACCCTCGACGCCGACGTGCTGCGGCGCCAGCTGAAGATGACCGGCCGTGGCCGCGGCGGGTCGGAGGCCACCCTCGTGCTCACCCGCGTGCGCGGCGCCCAGGTCGCGCTCGTCGTCACCCCCGCCTAG
- a CDS encoding sigma-70 family RNA polymerase sigma factor, translating into MVEVDAPTTLSDLARSAAHDGAARDALLGRVRDLVVRYARVRLGRFGAEDTAQDVAQEVCMAVLTALPTYEHRGAPFEAFVYTVAARKVADVQRTAMRGPTPVADVPDAVDDAPTPEAAAIVSDEAGLALALMGRLPEQQREILTLRVALGMSTEETAASLGMTPGAVRVAQHRALARLRTMLSERAGTGEQP; encoded by the coding sequence ATGGTGGAGGTGGACGCACCCACGACGTTGTCCGACCTCGCCCGGTCGGCGGCGCACGACGGGGCTGCCCGCGACGCCCTCCTCGGGCGGGTCCGGGACCTCGTCGTGCGCTACGCCCGCGTCCGCCTCGGCCGCTTCGGAGCCGAGGACACCGCGCAGGACGTCGCCCAGGAGGTGTGCATGGCCGTTCTCACGGCACTGCCCACCTACGAGCACCGCGGCGCGCCCTTCGAGGCCTTCGTCTACACCGTCGCCGCCCGCAAGGTGGCCGACGTGCAACGCACGGCGATGCGCGGCCCGACGCCGGTCGCCGACGTGCCCGACGCCGTCGACGACGCGCCGACGCCCGAGGCCGCCGCCATCGTCAGCGACGAGGCCGGCCTCGCGCTCGCCCTCATGGGCCGCCTGCCCGAGCAGCAGCGCGAGATCCTCACCCTGCGCGTGGCCCTCGGGATGTCGACGGAGGAGACCGCGGCCTCGCTCGGCATGACGCCCGGCGCCGTGCGCGTCGCGCAGCACCGGGCTCTCGCCCGCCTCCGCACGATGCTCTCCGAGCGGGCCGGGACGGGGGAGCAGCCGTGA
- a CDS encoding SRPBCC family protein: MATPLDEMLAAVHRTGGSVTVEIDRLYPTTAPDLWSACTEPDRLARWFARVTGDLRPGGEFTIHFDDDDTPACTLTDCTPPESFVWRWPVGGHDTTVTVEVAADPGGARLRLCHEGLPEGPAAGYAAGWDTYVRRLEADLSHDDAADGDALPDWDATWGALHPLYRAALASA, translated from the coding sequence ATGGCCACACCCCTCGACGAGATGCTCGCAGCGGTGCACCGCACGGGCGGCTCCGTCACCGTCGAGATCGACCGGCTCTACCCCACGACCGCTCCCGACCTGTGGTCGGCGTGCACCGAGCCCGACCGGCTGGCGCGGTGGTTCGCCCGCGTCACCGGCGACCTGCGCCCGGGGGGCGAGTTCACGATCCACTTCGACGACGACGACACGCCGGCGTGCACGCTCACCGACTGCACCCCGCCGGAGTCGTTCGTCTGGCGCTGGCCCGTCGGCGGCCACGACACCACGGTGACGGTCGAGGTGGCGGCCGACCCCGGGGGAGCGCGCCTGCGGCTGTGCCACGAGGGGCTGCCCGAGGGTCCGGCCGCCGGGTACGCCGCCGGGTGGGACACCTACGTGCGTCGCCTCGAGGCCGACCTCTCCCACGACGATGCGGCCGACGGCGACGCCCTGCCCGACTGGGACGCGACCTGGGGTGCCCTGCACCCGCTCTACCGCGCGGCGCTCGCGTCGGCGTGA
- a CDS encoding WhiB family transcriptional regulator: protein MAEITRLPGPVADLWDWQLQGACRGTSPEVFFHPEGERGPRRRNRDAEAKAVCAACPVMRQCRSHALEVREPYGVWGGLTEAERERLYEGELPPAAAAS from the coding sequence ATGGCCGAGATCACTCGCCTGCCGGGACCGGTGGCGGACCTCTGGGACTGGCAGCTGCAGGGCGCCTGCCGCGGGACGAGCCCCGAGGTGTTCTTCCACCCCGAGGGCGAGCGCGGCCCCCGCCGTCGCAACCGCGACGCCGAGGCCAAGGCCGTCTGCGCCGCGTGCCCCGTCATGCGCCAGTGCCGCTCGCACGCCCTCGAGGTGCGCGAGCCGTACGGCGTCTGGGGAGGGCTCACGGAGGCCGAGCGCGAGCGCCTCTACGAGGGTGAGCTGCCGCCGGCGGCCGCCGCCTCCTGA